In a single window of the Amycolatopsis sp. cg5 genome:
- a CDS encoding CU044_5270 family protein — protein sequence MTIEDQIKEALASPAIEVPSAGPVLAELRRRGAAQAHAPRRMVRPLLVAAAVTAIAAGGIAVVTTGDGGGGSAPAVRFASAQQVLDTAADRIHVAGDTPVPDGKYRYLDTRQWDTPSCGPSCGLPDGQLISFRREIRTQTWQPSDIDGEWSRKVEVTGQRQWLFGTEEEARSRGFDPTALDKAVTGEWQAAGGRFPKGVYGYDGLLDEWSSPSKERLAQLPRDPEMLYQLLRPEADPKATTAGAEVLQRASRLLSTGAVPADLREALYRALIKTPDLKVTDQVANLDGRKGVALGVPTYKARWEIIVDPDTGEFIGERQVQTESQAGFPAGTVIASSSVRVSVVDERGAVPAGN from the coding sequence ATGACCATCGAAGACCAGATCAAGGAAGCGCTGGCCAGCCCGGCGATCGAAGTTCCCTCGGCGGGCCCCGTGCTGGCGGAACTGCGGCGGCGAGGTGCCGCACAAGCCCACGCCCCTCGGCGGATGGTGCGGCCGCTGCTGGTCGCCGCCGCGGTGACGGCGATCGCGGCGGGCGGCATCGCGGTGGTGACCACGGGCGATGGTGGTGGCGGTTCCGCACCCGCCGTGCGGTTCGCGTCGGCACAGCAGGTGCTGGACACCGCGGCCGACCGGATCCACGTCGCGGGCGACACCCCGGTGCCGGACGGGAAGTACCGGTACCTCGACACCCGGCAGTGGGACACCCCGAGCTGCGGCCCCAGCTGCGGGCTGCCGGACGGGCAGCTCATCTCCTTCCGCCGGGAGATCAGGACACAGACCTGGCAGCCGAGTGACATCGACGGCGAGTGGTCGCGCAAGGTCGAGGTGACCGGACAGCGGCAGTGGCTGTTCGGCACCGAGGAGGAGGCACGCTCCCGCGGATTCGACCCCACCGCGCTCGACAAGGCCGTGACAGGTGAATGGCAGGCGGCGGGCGGCCGGTTCCCCAAGGGGGTTTACGGCTACGACGGGCTGCTGGACGAGTGGAGCTCGCCGAGCAAGGAGCGGCTGGCGCAGTTGCCGCGTGATCCGGAGATGCTGTACCAGCTGCTGCGGCCGGAGGCCGACCCGAAGGCCACGACCGCCGGTGCGGAGGTGCTGCAGCGGGCGAGCCGGCTGCTGAGCACCGGGGCGGTTCCGGCCGATCTGCGTGAAGCGCTGTACCGGGCACTGATCAAGACCCCGGACTTGAAGGTGACCGACCAGGTGGCGAACCTCGACGGCCGCAAGGGTGTCGCGCTGGGCGTGCCGACGTACAAGGCCAGGTGGGAGATCATCGTCGACCCGGACACCGGTGAGTTCATCGGTGAACGGCAGGTCCAGACCGAGTCGCAGGCCGGTTTCCCCGCCGGCACCGTGATCGCGTCCAGCTCGGTGCGTGTCTCCGTCGTCGACGAACGAGGAGCCGTACCCGCCGGGAACTGA
- a CDS encoding SigE family RNA polymerase sigma factor, which translates to MTFEEFVAARLDPLLRYAARLCCDPHLAQDVVQEALLRAQQHWSRIAAMESPEAYVKRMVTNEYLSWRRRRSTKDVTVSLSQLDVLTPPAADASAQYDERDAMLAKIAGLPRKQRAAVVLRYYSGCDDAEIASVLGCREVTVRGYISRAIAKLRAAESASASVLPLPLPLTSEMS; encoded by the coding sequence GTGACGTTCGAGGAGTTCGTGGCGGCCAGGCTGGATCCGTTGCTGCGCTATGCCGCGAGATTGTGCTGTGATCCGCATCTCGCCCAGGACGTGGTGCAGGAAGCGCTTCTGCGGGCCCAACAGCACTGGTCGCGGATCGCGGCGATGGAGTCGCCCGAGGCCTACGTCAAACGCATGGTGACCAACGAATACCTGTCCTGGCGGCGGCGAAGGTCCACAAAGGACGTGACGGTGTCACTGTCGCAATTGGACGTGTTGACGCCGCCAGCGGCCGACGCTTCGGCGCAGTACGACGAGCGCGACGCGATGCTGGCCAAGATCGCCGGCCTGCCGCGCAAACAGCGCGCCGCGGTGGTGCTGCGCTACTACTCGGGTTGCGACGACGCCGAGATCGCGTCGGTGCTCGGGTGCCGGGAGGTCACCGTTCGCGGCTACATCTCCCGTGCGATCGCCAAGCTGCGTGCCGCGGAAAGCGCTTCCGCGAGTGTCCTTCCCCTTCCCCTGCCGTTGACCAGCGAGATGAGCTGA
- a CDS encoding TetR/AcrR family transcriptional regulator, with product MTSSAEPVSRAERKKQELRREIIDAAFECFADRGYHATGIADIAARLGIGHGTFYRYFENKRDIVDHVVEDLIGRIAAVLTKENAPDAVTNLEDYRAQSARIGESLARVFGEDPRVPRLLMFEAPGIDKAMAERVLDLFELGNALTAAYLSHGVEQGYLRADLDVPSTANAINGMILGSAIASLRKPGAEDQRRLSEALRRVMYDGIAAR from the coding sequence ATGACGTCCAGTGCCGAACCCGTCAGCCGCGCCGAACGCAAGAAGCAGGAGCTGCGCCGCGAGATCATCGACGCCGCGTTCGAGTGCTTCGCCGACCGCGGCTACCACGCCACCGGGATCGCCGACATCGCCGCGCGGCTCGGCATCGGGCACGGCACCTTCTACCGCTACTTCGAGAACAAGCGCGACATCGTCGACCACGTCGTCGAGGACCTGATCGGCCGCATCGCCGCCGTGCTCACCAAAGAGAACGCCCCCGACGCGGTGACGAACCTCGAGGACTACCGCGCCCAATCCGCGCGCATCGGCGAGTCGCTCGCCCGCGTCTTCGGCGAGGACCCGCGCGTCCCGCGCCTGCTCATGTTCGAGGCGCCCGGCATCGACAAGGCGATGGCCGAGCGCGTGCTCGACCTGTTCGAGCTGGGCAACGCGCTGACCGCCGCCTACCTATCGCACGGCGTCGAGCAGGGCTACCTGCGCGCCGACCTCGACGTGCCCAGCACCGCCAACGCCATCAACGGGATGATCCTCGGCTCGGCGATCGCGTCGCTGCGCAAACCCGGCGCCGAGGACCAGCGCAGGCTCAGCGAAGCGCTCCGCCGGGTGATGTACGACGGAATCGCGGCCCGGTAA
- a CDS encoding flavin-containing monooxygenase, whose amino-acid sequence MTTQYDAVVVGAGFGGMGAAIQLKRLGHHNLLILEREHDLGGTWHVNRYPGLAVDIPSSTYSYSFEPNPHWSRLFAPGAELKRYAEHVAGKYGLRESMRFGTVVTGATWDEDERHWRVSIDGGETVTATYLLTATGFLSQPKMPDIAGIGSFGGTVVHTTAWDDSADLDGKRVAIIGTGATAVQLIPELAKRAGDLTVYQRTPIWVSSKPDYRIPRALRTLFAKAPLVQRAVRVAGSSLLELMMISGVVHYKQLRFTNQIAQRWCRAHLHRQVRDPELRRALTPDYSFGCKRPTFSNDYFPTFTKPHVHLETTTIDRIDRTGVVTADGRRTDIDVLVLATGFNLWDVNFPAFEVIGRGGKDLGKWWRENRFQAYQGVTVPGFPNFLSLNSPYSYSGLSYFTTIECQMKHMRRLFTAMHDRGAGVFEITQRANDEFLKRMSAKVTENSVFSLGQCATSRSYYFNQHGEATLLRPTSTISAHREASGFPLEHYAYEARSGS is encoded by the coding sequence ATGACGACCCAGTACGACGCCGTCGTCGTCGGCGCCGGATTCGGCGGCATGGGCGCGGCGATCCAGCTCAAGCGGCTGGGCCACCACAACCTGCTGATCCTCGAGCGCGAGCACGACCTGGGCGGCACCTGGCACGTGAACCGCTACCCCGGCCTGGCCGTCGACATCCCGTCCTCGACCTACTCGTACTCGTTCGAGCCCAATCCGCACTGGTCACGCCTCTTCGCGCCCGGCGCCGAGCTGAAGCGCTACGCCGAGCACGTGGCCGGGAAATACGGCCTGCGGGAGTCGATGCGCTTCGGCACGGTGGTCACCGGCGCGACCTGGGACGAGGACGAACGCCACTGGCGGGTGAGCATCGACGGCGGCGAGACCGTCACCGCGACCTACCTGCTCACCGCGACCGGTTTCCTGTCGCAGCCGAAGATGCCGGACATCGCGGGCATCGGCTCCTTCGGCGGCACGGTCGTCCACACCACCGCCTGGGACGACAGCGCCGACCTCGACGGCAAGCGGGTGGCGATCATCGGCACCGGCGCCACCGCGGTGCAGCTGATCCCCGAGCTTGCCAAGCGCGCCGGCGACCTCACCGTGTACCAGCGCACCCCGATCTGGGTCAGTTCCAAGCCCGACTACCGCATCCCCCGCGCGCTGCGGACACTGTTCGCCAAGGCGCCGCTCGTCCAGCGGGCCGTGCGCGTGGCGGGCAGCTCACTGCTCGAGCTGATGATGATTTCCGGCGTGGTGCACTACAAGCAGCTGCGCTTCACCAACCAGATCGCGCAGCGCTGGTGCCGCGCGCATCTGCACCGCCAGGTCCGCGACCCCGAGCTGCGCCGCGCGCTCACGCCCGACTATTCGTTCGGCTGCAAGCGGCCGACCTTCTCCAACGACTACTTCCCCACCTTCACCAAGCCGCACGTGCACCTGGAGACCACCACGATCGACCGGATCGACCGCACCGGCGTCGTCACGGCCGACGGCCGCCGCACCGACATCGACGTGCTCGTGCTGGCCACCGGCTTCAACCTCTGGGACGTCAACTTCCCGGCGTTCGAAGTGATCGGGCGCGGCGGCAAGGATCTCGGCAAATGGTGGCGAGAAAACCGCTTCCAGGCCTACCAGGGCGTGACCGTCCCCGGTTTCCCGAATTTCCTGTCGCTCAACAGCCCGTATTCCTACAGCGGCCTGTCCTATTTCACGACCATCGAATGCCAGATGAAACACATGCGGCGGCTGTTCACCGCGATGCACGATCGCGGCGCCGGCGTCTTCGAAATCACCCAGCGCGCCAATGACGAATTCCTCAAGCGGATGAGCGCGAAAGTCACCGAGAATTCCGTGTTCTCACTCGGCCAGTGCGCCACTTCGCGCAGCTATTACTTCAACCAGCACGGCGAGGCGACCCTGCTGCGGCCGACCTCGACGATCAGCGCGCACCGCGAAGCGTCCGGTTTCCCGCTGGAGCACTACGCCTACGAGGCCCGCTCAGGGTCGTGA
- a CDS encoding TetR/AcrR family transcriptional regulator: MVTKRVRARRGDGALLRDELLGAAEELLIATGNEDAVTVRAVAEAVGVTPPSVYRHFTDKEALVEAVCLRVWTELSQRLCAVVQLGFDPFTTLHRAARVYIDFALEHPVQYRTLITRPAAGPEAAEAVSTCLQHFVDNVARCVDAGVFRGDPRVLSASLWSAVHGCASLLIAQPLAHWPADTDAVIEQTLRMAGFGAALASRLPPDAVVAVAAVTTGLDDLADRWGRE, translated from the coding sequence GTGGTGACCAAACGAGTGCGCGCGCGGCGCGGCGACGGCGCGCTGCTGCGTGATGAACTCCTGGGCGCGGCCGAAGAGCTGCTCATCGCCACCGGCAATGAGGACGCGGTGACCGTGCGCGCGGTCGCCGAGGCGGTCGGCGTCACGCCGCCCTCGGTCTACCGGCATTTCACCGACAAGGAAGCACTGGTCGAAGCGGTCTGCCTGCGAGTGTGGACCGAACTGAGCCAGCGGCTGTGCGCGGTCGTCCAGCTGGGTTTCGACCCGTTCACCACGCTGCACCGCGCCGCGCGGGTTTACATCGACTTCGCGCTCGAACACCCGGTGCAGTACCGCACCCTGATCACCCGTCCGGCCGCCGGCCCGGAAGCCGCCGAGGCCGTTTCGACCTGCCTCCAGCACTTCGTCGACAACGTGGCCAGGTGCGTGGACGCCGGGGTGTTCCGCGGCGATCCCCGCGTGCTGTCGGCGAGCCTCTGGTCCGCGGTCCACGGCTGCGCCTCGCTGCTCATCGCCCAGCCGCTGGCGCACTGGCCCGCCGACACCGACGCCGTGATCGAGCAGACCCTGCGCATGGCCGGGTTCGGCGCCGCGCTCGCTTCGCGGCTGCCGCCCGACGCCGTCGTCGCGGTCGCCGCCGTGACCACCGGTCTCGACGACCTCGCGGACCGCTGGGGTCGTGAGTGA
- a CDS encoding NADP-dependent oxidoreductase, with protein MTPTNAQIRLAAHPTGLPQPSDWDYSEQPAPQPGVGEFLVKVEHLSLDPAMRGWISGVRTYVEPVKLGEIMRAGGIGRIVASEHPDFKVGDTVSGQFGVQRYALGKADTVTRIDTSLATAPTHLGALGIAGMTAYFGLFDVGRLEPGQTVVVSGAAGAVGNVAGQIARIAGCRVIGIAGGPAKCAHLVDDLGFDAAIDYKAGDIRAQLRAHAPGGVDVFLDNVGGTILDDVLTCLAPGARVVISGAISQYNATQKSGPANYMQLLFKRASMTGFVIFDYAQRYPEAQAKLAEWVSTGQLISSEHVVEGDIKDFPETLLTLFSGGNTGKLILALP; from the coding sequence ATGACCCCGACCAACGCCCAGATCCGCCTCGCCGCCCACCCGACCGGCCTGCCCCAGCCGTCCGACTGGGACTACAGCGAGCAGCCCGCGCCTCAGCCGGGAGTAGGTGAGTTCCTCGTCAAGGTCGAGCACCTTTCACTCGATCCCGCGATGCGTGGCTGGATCTCCGGCGTCCGCACCTACGTCGAGCCGGTCAAGCTCGGCGAGATCATGCGTGCGGGCGGCATCGGCCGGATCGTCGCCTCCGAGCACCCGGACTTCAAGGTCGGCGACACCGTGTCCGGCCAGTTCGGTGTCCAGCGCTACGCACTCGGCAAAGCGGACACCGTGACCAGGATCGACACTTCGCTGGCCACCGCGCCCACCCACCTCGGGGCGCTCGGGATCGCGGGCATGACCGCCTACTTCGGACTGTTCGACGTCGGCCGCCTCGAGCCTGGCCAGACCGTCGTCGTCTCCGGAGCCGCCGGCGCCGTCGGCAACGTCGCGGGCCAGATCGCCCGCATCGCGGGCTGCCGGGTCATCGGCATCGCGGGTGGCCCTGCCAAGTGCGCCCACCTCGTCGACGACCTCGGGTTCGACGCCGCCATCGACTACAAGGCAGGCGACATCCGCGCCCAGCTGCGCGCGCACGCCCCCGGCGGCGTCGACGTCTTCCTCGACAACGTCGGCGGCACCATCCTCGACGACGTCCTCACCTGCCTGGCGCCCGGCGCGCGCGTCGTCATCAGCGGCGCGATCTCCCAGTACAACGCCACCCAGAAGAGCGGGCCCGCCAACTACATGCAGCTGCTCTTCAAGCGCGCGTCGATGACCGGGTTCGTCATCTTCGACTACGCCCAGCGCTATCCCGAAGCGCAGGCGAAGCTGGCCGAGTGGGTGAGCACGGGACAGCTCATTTCTTCCGAGCACGTCGTCGAAGGCGACATCAAGGACTTCCCCGAGACGCTGCTCACCCTGTTCTCCGGCGGCAACACCGGAAAGCTCATCCTCGCCCTGCCGTAA
- a CDS encoding serine hydrolase domain-containing protein: MSQDSALQRDADALVAQGAPGVLVELSTPQGKVKVRSGYGDLERETPMPWDARFRIASFTKTFVAAVVLQLTAEERLSLEDTVDRWLPGLVAGNGNDGRAITVRQLLQHTSGLSDYFADLSELEYEKGFFEHRYDKLGAVSGVKIAMSHRPDFRPGDGWGYSNTNYLLAGLVIEKATGRTWRREVTDRIIRPLGLGDTSTPATSPDIAGPHARGYHRFPAPGTKEPGEPVDVTSMNHAMGGGADGELISSTADGTRFLSALMAGELLQPAQLAEMKKTVPAEGTGAYGLGLAWTPASCGGYWGHDGGIHGFLTGTGVTDDGKRSVLVSVNTVTLTGAGPNPLAGLIERALCGD; the protein is encoded by the coding sequence GTGTCACAGGACAGTGCTCTTCAGCGTGATGCGGACGCTCTCGTGGCCCAAGGCGCGCCCGGCGTGCTGGTCGAACTGAGCACGCCGCAAGGCAAGGTGAAGGTCCGCAGCGGGTACGGCGATCTGGAACGCGAGACGCCGATGCCGTGGGACGCGCGGTTCCGGATCGCCAGCTTCACCAAGACCTTCGTGGCCGCCGTCGTACTGCAGCTCACCGCCGAGGAGCGGCTCTCACTCGAGGACACCGTCGACCGGTGGCTGCCGGGACTGGTGGCGGGCAACGGAAACGACGGCCGGGCCATCACAGTCCGGCAGCTGCTGCAACACACCAGCGGCCTGTCGGACTACTTCGCCGATCTCTCGGAATTGGAGTACGAGAAGGGTTTCTTCGAGCACCGCTACGACAAACTCGGCGCCGTCAGTGGCGTGAAGATCGCAATGTCGCACCGCCCGGATTTCCGGCCCGGCGACGGCTGGGGCTATTCCAACACCAACTACCTCCTCGCCGGGCTGGTGATCGAGAAGGCGACCGGCCGGACGTGGCGCCGCGAGGTGACCGACCGTATCATCCGGCCACTCGGCCTCGGCGACACGTCCACGCCCGCCACGTCGCCGGACATCGCGGGCCCGCACGCCCGCGGCTACCACCGTTTCCCGGCGCCGGGAACGAAAGAACCCGGCGAGCCGGTGGACGTGACCTCGATGAACCACGCGATGGGTGGCGGCGCGGACGGCGAGCTGATCAGCAGCACCGCGGACGGCACCAGGTTCCTCAGCGCGCTGATGGCCGGGGAACTCCTCCAGCCCGCGCAGCTGGCGGAGATGAAGAAGACCGTGCCCGCCGAGGGAACCGGCGCCTACGGTCTCGGCCTGGCTTGGACTCCGGCGTCGTGCGGCGGATATTGGGGACACGACGGCGGAATCCACGGTTTCCTGACCGGCACCGGCGTGACCGACGACGGCAAGCGCAGCGTGCTCGTTTCGGTGAACACGGTCACGCTCACCGGCGCCGGGCCGAATCCGCTGGCCGGACTCATCGAGCGTGCGCTCTGCGGCGACTGA
- a CDS encoding HAD family hydrolase, with amino-acid sequence MAPAPWSPPELRLVCLDIDDTLIDCTAAIRFTLGALTGRPDMWPLWDLITEEHVAMVVAGEIDYATMHHRRTACFLAEMGVLAAAEDVADFERRRRELLARSFRLFDDVLPCLDWLRAAGVLIAAVTNASGVHQRRKIADLGLASYFDHVAIAGELGVAKPHPVMFHSVCHAAGCAPADTVHVGDKLDTDAIGAHNAGLGAVWLDRDDTGHPAPDGVHTIRGLDELPELLVSEFASVGVPAQRALGTPAVRLGKAVL; translated from the coding sequence ATCGCCCCCGCTCCGTGGTCGCCGCCAGAGTTACGTCTGGTCTGTTTGGACATTGACGACACGTTGATCGACTGCACGGCGGCGATCCGCTTCACGCTGGGCGCGTTGACCGGTCGTCCGGACATGTGGCCGTTGTGGGACTTGATCACCGAAGAGCACGTGGCGATGGTGGTGGCGGGCGAGATCGACTACGCCACCATGCATCACCGCCGCACGGCGTGCTTTCTGGCGGAGATGGGCGTGCTGGCGGCCGCCGAGGACGTCGCTGACTTCGAGCGACGCCGTCGGGAGCTGCTGGCCCGCTCATTCCGGCTTTTCGACGACGTGCTGCCGTGCCTCGACTGGCTGCGCGCCGCCGGCGTGCTCATCGCCGCGGTGACCAACGCCTCCGGTGTGCACCAGCGCCGCAAGATCGCCGACCTCGGCCTCGCGTCCTACTTCGATCACGTCGCCATCGCTGGCGAACTCGGCGTCGCCAAACCGCACCCGGTGATGTTCCACTCGGTCTGCCACGCGGCGGGCTGCGCGCCCGCCGACACCGTGCACGTCGGCGACAAGCTCGACACGGACGCGATCGGCGCGCACAACGCGGGCCTCGGCGCCGTCTGGCTCGACCGCGACGACACCGGCCACCCGGCGCCCGACGGCGTGCACACCATCCGCGGTCTCGACGAGCTCCCCGAGCTGCTCGTTTCGGAGTTCGCCAGCGTCGGAGTGCCTGCTCAGCGGGCACTTGGTACCCCCGCTGTCAGGCTCGGGAAGGCGGTACTCTAG
- the gltX gene encoding glutamate--tRNA ligase: MTETTPVRARFCPSPTGTPHVGLIRTALFNWAFARHHGGSLVFRIEDTDAARDSQESYEQLLDGLSWLGIDWDEGPGVGGEYGPYRQSERRDIYADVAAKLLAAGELYEAFSTNEEVEARRKAAGQDPKLGYDNFDRDLTDEQREAFRAEGRKPVLRLRMPHEDLGWTDLVRGDISFPAGTIPDPVLVRNNGEPLYTLTNPVDDALMRITHVLRGEDLLPSTPRQIALYAALRRIGVTDFTPEFGHLPSVLGDGNKKLSKRDPSSNLFNYRDRGFIKEGLLNYLSLLGWSIADDRDIFSVDELVAAFDISKVSANPARFDLKKAESINGTHVRALAPEDFVTRVVPYLVTAGVLPAEPSDDLLAKLRAIAPLVQERVTVLSEAAPMLGFLFADEENFAPEPDAASKNLGADAEPVLQAAISALEALPSWETSAIEEALKSALVDGLGLKPRKAFGPVRVGITGRTVSPPLYESMELLGREVSLGRLRRALPGN, translated from the coding sequence ATGACTGAGACCACGCCTGTTCGCGCCCGCTTCTGCCCGTCGCCGACCGGAACCCCGCACGTCGGGTTGATCCGCACGGCGCTGTTCAACTGGGCCTTCGCCCGTCACCACGGCGGCAGCCTGGTGTTCCGCATCGAGGACACCGACGCCGCGCGCGACTCGCAGGAGTCGTACGAGCAGCTGCTCGACGGGCTGAGCTGGCTCGGCATCGACTGGGACGAGGGACCCGGTGTCGGCGGCGAGTACGGGCCGTACCGCCAGAGTGAGCGACGCGACATCTACGCAGACGTCGCGGCGAAGCTCCTTGCGGCGGGCGAGCTTTACGAAGCCTTCTCGACCAACGAAGAGGTCGAGGCGCGGCGTAAGGCGGCGGGCCAGGACCCGAAGCTCGGGTACGACAACTTCGACCGCGACCTGACCGACGAGCAGCGCGAGGCGTTCCGCGCCGAAGGCCGCAAGCCGGTGCTGCGGCTGCGGATGCCGCACGAGGACCTCGGCTGGACCGACCTGGTGCGCGGCGACATCTCGTTCCCGGCAGGCACGATCCCGGACCCGGTGCTGGTGCGCAACAACGGTGAGCCGCTGTACACGCTGACCAACCCGGTCGACGACGCGCTGATGCGCATCACGCACGTGCTGCGCGGCGAAGACCTGCTGCCGTCGACGCCGCGGCAGATCGCGCTGTACGCGGCGCTGCGCCGCATCGGCGTAACCGATTTCACGCCGGAGTTCGGCCACCTGCCGTCCGTGCTGGGCGATGGCAACAAGAAACTGTCCAAAAGGGACCCTTCGTCGAACCTTTTCAACTACCGGGACCGGGGTTTCATCAAGGAAGGCCTGCTGAACTACCTGTCGCTGCTCGGCTGGTCGATCGCCGACGACCGCGACATCTTCAGCGTCGACGAGCTCGTCGCGGCCTTCGACATTTCGAAGGTAAGTGCCAATCCGGCGCGCTTCGATCTCAAAAAGGCCGAGTCGATCAATGGGACGCACGTGCGTGCACTGGCGCCGGAGGACTTCGTCACCCGTGTGGTGCCGTACCTCGTGACCGCTGGCGTGCTGCCCGCCGAGCCAAGTGACGACCTGCTCGCCAAACTCCGTGCGATCGCGCCGCTCGTGCAGGAACGGGTGACCGTGCTGTCCGAGGCGGCGCCGATGCTCGGCTTCCTCTTCGCCGACGAGGAAAACTTCGCACCGGAGCCGGATGCGGCGTCGAAGAACCTCGGCGCCGACGCGGAACCCGTGCTCCAGGCGGCGATTTCGGCGCTGGAGGCATTGCCGTCTTGGGAGACTTCCGCAATCGAGGAGGCGCTCAAGTCGGCCCTTGTGGACGGTCTGGGTCTCAAGCCTCGTAAGGCTTTCGGCCCCGTGCGCGTGGGGATCACCGGACGAACGGTTTCCCCGCCGTTGTACGAGTCCATGGAGCTGCTGGGACGTGAGGTCTCACTGGGACGGTTGCGCCGCGCGCTGCCCGGTAACTGA
- a CDS encoding FAD-dependent oxidoreductase: MTERTDCVVVGGGPAGMVLGLLLARAGVRVTVMEKHADFLRDFRGDTVHPSTLTLLDELGLGEKFHALPHSEIKQIGFPKDDGGMLIFGDLGRLKVPHPYVAMVPQWDFLDLMAEAGRAEKTFDLRMSTEMTGLIREHGKVTGVRYRTEGGEERELRSNLVVAADGRWSLARRESGLRPKDYGVPFDAWWFRLSRPAEQGLSGAQIMPEMRNRRFGVPLPRVGYYQIAYLAPKGEDLRQHGIEKFRETVAALFPAFADRVGELESMDEVKLLDVKLNRLHRWHIDGLLCIGDAAHAMSPVGGVGINLAVQDAVATAHLLAKPLLSGKVTGKDLAKVRARRWLPTVLVQGLQRLLHKAVMRPVMEGRRNGPPPAMIKVFRRFPGLSIVPAYLLGIGFRPEHAPDFARRATEPAQG, from the coding sequence ATGACCGAGCGCACGGACTGCGTGGTCGTCGGCGGCGGACCGGCCGGGATGGTGCTGGGGCTCCTGCTGGCCAGGGCGGGCGTGCGGGTGACCGTCATGGAGAAGCACGCCGACTTCCTGCGCGACTTCCGCGGCGACACCGTGCACCCGTCGACGCTGACGCTGCTCGACGAACTGGGGCTGGGCGAGAAGTTCCACGCGCTGCCGCACAGCGAGATCAAGCAGATCGGCTTCCCGAAGGACGACGGCGGGATGCTGATCTTCGGCGACCTGGGCAGGCTGAAGGTGCCGCACCCGTACGTCGCGATGGTCCCGCAGTGGGACTTCCTGGACCTGATGGCCGAGGCAGGCCGCGCCGAGAAGACCTTCGACCTGCGGATGAGCACCGAGATGACCGGCCTGATCCGCGAGCACGGCAAGGTCACCGGCGTCCGCTACCGCACCGAGGGCGGCGAGGAGCGCGAACTCCGCAGCAACCTGGTCGTGGCCGCCGACGGGCGCTGGTCGCTCGCGCGGCGCGAGTCGGGCTTGCGGCCCAAGGACTACGGCGTGCCGTTCGACGCGTGGTGGTTCCGCCTGTCACGCCCGGCCGAGCAGGGCCTGAGCGGCGCGCAGATCATGCCGGAGATGCGCAACCGCCGCTTCGGCGTGCCGCTGCCGCGCGTCGGCTACTACCAGATCGCCTATCTCGCGCCGAAGGGCGAAGACCTGCGCCAGCACGGCATCGAGAAGTTCCGTGAGACCGTCGCCGCGTTGTTCCCGGCGTTCGCGGACCGCGTCGGCGAACTCGAGTCGATGGACGAGGTCAAGCTGCTCGACGTGAAGCTGAACCGGCTGCACCGCTGGCACATCGACGGCCTGCTCTGCATCGGCGACGCGGCGCACGCGATGTCACCCGTCGGCGGCGTCGGCATCAACCTGGCGGTGCAGGACGCGGTCGCGACCGCGCACCTGCTGGCCAAGCCACTGCTGAGCGGCAAGGTCACCGGCAAGGACCTCGCGAAGGTCCGCGCCCGCCGCTGGCTGCCGACCGTGCTGGTGCAGGGCCTGCAGCGGCTGCTGCACAAGGCCGTCATGCGCCCGGTGATGGAAGGCAGGCGCAACGGCCCGCCGCCCGCGATGATCAAGGTGTTCCGCCGGTTCCCCGGCCTGTCGATCGTGCCCGCGTACCTGCTCGGCATCGGCTTCCGCCCCGAGCACGCGCCGGACTTCGCGCGGCGCGCTACAGAGCCTGCACAGGGTTAG